A genome region from Streptomyces xanthophaeus includes the following:
- the argS gene encoding arginine--tRNA ligase, translating into MASVPSLASSVNQRVADALASALPEAGGADPLLRRSDRADFQANGILALAKKAKANPRELAATVVEGIPTGDLIQEIEVSGPGFLNITVSDRAIIETLAARAGDDRLGVPLAANPGTTVIDYAQPNVAKEMHVGHLRSAVIGAAMVEILEFTGEKVIRRHHIGDWGTQFGMLIQYLLEHPHELDHKSDEEVSGEEAMSNLNRLYKASRVLFDSDEEFKTRARARVVDLQAGDAQTLALWQRFVDESKIYFYSVFNKLDMDIQDPDVVGESGYNDMLVETCKLLEDSGVAVRSNGALCVFFDDVKGQDGNPTPLIVQKSDGGFGYAATDLSAIRDRVGELDASTLIYVVDARQSLHFKMVFETARRAGWLNDEVKAVQLAFGTVLGKDGKPFKTREGETVRLVDLLDEAVERAATVVREKAKELSEEEIAERAAQVGIGAVKYADLSTSAARDYKFDLDQMVSLTGDTSVYLQYAYARIQSILRKSGDARPAARAELVLAPSERALGLHLDQFGELIAEAASEYAPHKVAAYLYQLASLYTTFYAECPVLKADTPEQVENRLFLCDLTARTLTKGMALLGIRTPEKL; encoded by the coding sequence ATGGCCTCGGTCCCTTCCCTCGCTTCTTCCGTCAATCAGCGCGTCGCGGACGCCCTTGCCTCCGCCCTGCCGGAGGCCGGTGGCGCGGACCCGCTGCTGCGACGAAGCGACCGGGCCGACTTCCAGGCCAACGGCATCCTGGCGCTCGCGAAGAAGGCCAAGGCCAACCCGCGTGAGCTGGCGGCGACCGTGGTCGAGGGCATCCCGACCGGTGACCTGATCCAGGAGATCGAGGTCTCCGGCCCCGGCTTCCTCAACATCACCGTCAGCGACCGGGCGATCATCGAGACCCTGGCCGCGCGGGCCGGCGACGACCGTCTGGGTGTGCCGCTCGCGGCGAACCCGGGCACCACGGTGATCGACTACGCGCAGCCGAACGTCGCCAAGGAGATGCACGTCGGCCACCTGCGGTCCGCCGTGATCGGCGCGGCGATGGTCGAGATCCTGGAGTTCACGGGCGAGAAGGTGATCCGCCGCCACCACATCGGCGACTGGGGCACCCAGTTCGGCATGCTCATCCAGTACCTGCTGGAGCACCCGCACGAGCTGGACCACAAGTCGGACGAGGAGGTGTCCGGCGAGGAGGCCATGTCCAACCTGAACCGTCTCTACAAGGCCTCGCGCGTGCTCTTCGACTCCGACGAGGAGTTCAAGACGCGGGCCCGGGCGCGGGTGGTCGACCTCCAGGCCGGCGACGCGCAGACCCTCGCCCTGTGGCAGCGGTTCGTCGACGAGTCGAAGATCTACTTCTACTCCGTCTTCAACAAGCTGGACATGGACATCCAGGACCCCGACGTGGTCGGTGAGTCCGGCTACAACGACATGCTGGTCGAGACCTGCAAGCTGCTGGAGGACTCGGGCGTCGCCGTCCGCTCCAACGGCGCGCTGTGCGTGTTCTTCGACGACGTCAAGGGCCAGGACGGCAACCCGACCCCGCTGATCGTGCAGAAGTCGGACGGCGGCTTCGGCTATGCCGCGACCGACCTCTCCGCGATCCGCGACCGGGTGGGCGAGCTGGACGCGTCGACGCTGATCTACGTGGTGGACGCGCGGCAGTCCCTGCACTTCAAGATGGTCTTCGAGACGGCGCGCCGGGCGGGCTGGCTGAACGACGAGGTCAAGGCCGTGCAGCTGGCCTTCGGCACGGTGCTCGGCAAGGACGGCAAGCCGTTCAAGACCCGTGAGGGCGAGACCGTCCGGCTCGTGGACCTGCTCGACGAGGCGGTGGAGCGGGCCGCCACCGTCGTGCGCGAGAAGGCCAAGGAGCTGAGCGAGGAAGAGATCGCCGAGCGCGCGGCCCAGGTCGGCATCGGCGCGGTGAAGTACGCGGACCTGTCGACGTCGGCGGCCCGTGACTACAAGTTCGACCTCGACCAGATGGTGTCGCTGACCGGTGACACCTCCGTGTACCTCCAGTACGCGTACGCCCGTATCCAGTCGATCCTCCGCAAGTCCGGGGACGCGCGGCCCGCGGCCCGCGCGGAGCTGGTGCTCGCCCCGTCCGAGCGGGCACTGGGTCTGCACCTGGACCAGTTCGGCGAGCTGATCGCCGAGGCGGCATCGGAGTACGCCCCGCACAAGGTCGCGGCGTACCTCTACCAGCTGGCGTCGCTGTACACGACGTTCTACGCGGAGTGCCCGGTCCTCAAGGCCGACACCCCGGAGCAGGTCGAGAACCGTCTCTTCCTCTGTGACCTGACGGCCCGCACGCTGACGAAGGGCATGGCCCTCCTCGGCATCCGCACTCCCGAGAAGCTCTGA
- a CDS encoding VOC family protein, whose product MNGPYKPGTPCWIDLMVPDQQAALDFYCDLFGWQGEIGPAEQGGYSVCTLKGRPVAGIMKAMNPDGTVPDPMPPTVWTTYLSTDAIDSTLKTATDAHGTVMMGPMDVMDLGRMAVVADPTGAVFGLWQPGSFDGAGIVNEHGALIWNELSTSDVPAAAAFYSAILPITTAASHMPGAEGYTEFKASGRVVGGMMNLDQSPPGTPPNWLPYFQVDSVDDIQAAAVRAGATVLAPAFDMVAGRMAVLADPQGGPFAVITSTVTEQPA is encoded by the coding sequence ATGAACGGCCCGTACAAGCCCGGCACTCCCTGCTGGATCGACCTGATGGTCCCCGACCAGCAGGCCGCCCTCGACTTCTACTGCGACCTGTTCGGCTGGCAGGGCGAGATCGGCCCGGCCGAGCAGGGCGGCTACTCCGTCTGCACCCTCAAGGGCCGTCCGGTCGCCGGCATCATGAAGGCGATGAACCCGGACGGCACCGTCCCGGACCCGATGCCGCCGACCGTGTGGACCACGTACCTGTCCACCGATGCCATCGACTCCACCCTCAAGACCGCCACCGACGCCCACGGCACCGTCATGATGGGCCCGATGGACGTCATGGACCTCGGGCGGATGGCCGTCGTCGCCGACCCGACCGGTGCCGTGTTCGGCCTGTGGCAGCCGGGCTCCTTCGACGGCGCCGGCATCGTCAACGAGCACGGCGCACTCATCTGGAACGAGCTGAGCACCAGCGACGTCCCCGCCGCCGCCGCGTTCTACTCCGCCATCCTGCCGATCACCACGGCCGCCTCCCACATGCCCGGCGCCGAGGGGTACACGGAGTTCAAGGCCTCCGGGCGGGTGGTGGGCGGAATGATGAACCTGGACCAGTCGCCGCCCGGCACCCCGCCGAACTGGCTGCCGTACTTCCAGGTCGACAGCGTCGACGACATCCAGGCCGCCGCCGTACGGGCCGGGGCCACCGTCCTCGCCCCCGCCTTCGACATGGTGGCGGGCCGCATGGCCGTCCTGGCCGACCCGCAGGGCGGACCCTTCGCGGTGATCACGTCGACGGTCACGGAGCAGCCCGCCTGA
- a CDS encoding ATP-binding protein gives MNPTIQAALMRERLYLRSPRTVAAARQFTRDTLRAWVVTERHDEMLLCVSELATNALRYGVPPGRGYLLRLFGFEDATVRIEVHDGGPGLARIGDRPHGRGLTLVAALADEWGALPRTPGKVVWCEFHRAAKRAAAQAAATAPVHAAHRCGEGGGPQEEHSCGPDHIRRAAP, from the coding sequence GTGAATCCAACTATCCAGGCGGCGCTCATGCGCGAGCGTCTCTACCTGCGCTCACCCCGAACCGTCGCAGCTGCGCGCCAGTTCACACGTGACACCTTGCGGGCGTGGGTGGTGACCGAGCGCCACGACGAAATGTTGCTCTGCGTGAGCGAGCTGGCCACCAACGCCCTGCGGTACGGCGTCCCGCCCGGCCGTGGCTACCTGCTGCGGCTGTTCGGCTTCGAGGACGCGACCGTCCGCATCGAGGTGCACGACGGCGGGCCCGGACTGGCACGGATCGGCGACCGGCCGCACGGTCGGGGCCTCACCCTCGTTGCCGCCCTCGCCGACGAATGGGGGGCGCTTCCCCGGACGCCGGGGAAGGTCGTCTGGTGCGAGTTCCACCGCGCGGCGAAGCGGGCCGCCGCCCAGGCGGCCGCGACCGCGCCGGTCCACGCCGCTCACAGGTGTGGGGAAGGAGGCGGCCCACAGGAGGAACATTCCTGTGGGCCGGACCACATCAGGCGGGCTGCTCCGTGA
- a CDS encoding helix-turn-helix domain-containing protein, protein MPPRKRVRPNATTMKMVGAMVAAARIAKNLTQKQLGELVRLDAETIASIEQGRRALMPNVAELMDLHLGLPGLLTVAAHGMPTIDATPPWAEEYMDHEASAIALSWFDNQVVPGLLQTENYARAVFKCRVPAHPEEEIEALTARRIARQEILRRSTPPTLSFVIWEAVLRDRLGGDEVYTEQLHHLRICADLPDVSLQVMPLGRTSHAGLNGPFILLETPNHQHLGYTETQRGSQLISHPDEVSILARKYAMLRTQALNTEQTRGLLGRLLGET, encoded by the coding sequence ATGCCACCGAGGAAACGAGTACGGCCGAACGCGACGACCATGAAGATGGTCGGCGCGATGGTGGCCGCAGCCCGCATCGCCAAGAACCTGACCCAGAAGCAGCTGGGCGAGCTGGTCCGGCTGGACGCGGAGACCATCGCGTCGATCGAGCAAGGCCGGCGGGCTCTGATGCCGAACGTCGCCGAGCTGATGGACTTGCACCTGGGCCTGCCGGGGCTGCTGACGGTGGCGGCTCACGGGATGCCGACCATCGACGCGACTCCGCCATGGGCCGAGGAGTACATGGACCATGAAGCCAGTGCGATCGCGCTTTCCTGGTTCGACAATCAGGTGGTGCCAGGCCTGCTCCAGACGGAGAACTACGCGCGGGCCGTCTTCAAGTGCCGCGTCCCGGCCCACCCTGAGGAGGAGATCGAGGCGCTGACCGCCCGCCGCATCGCGCGCCAGGAAATTCTGCGCCGCAGCACGCCGCCGACCCTGAGCTTCGTCATCTGGGAGGCGGTACTCCGTGACCGGCTCGGCGGGGACGAGGTGTACACGGAGCAGCTGCACCACCTGCGCATCTGCGCCGACCTGCCGGACGTAAGCCTCCAGGTGATGCCTCTGGGACGTACCTCCCACGCGGGCCTCAACGGCCCGTTCATCCTTCTGGAAACCCCGAACCATCAACACCTCGGGTACACCGAAACCCAGCGTGGCAGCCAGCTCATCTCGCACCCCGATGAGGTCAGCATCCTGGCGCGCAAGTATGCGATGCTGCGGACTCAGGCCCTCAACACCGAGCAGACGCGGGGCCTGTTGGGCCGCCTGCTAGGAGAGACATGA
- a CDS encoding DUF397 domain-containing protein: MSATTALKWFKSSYSGDEGGACLEVAVAWHKSSYSGSEGGQCVEVAASATQIHVRDSKVQDGPVLDLAPTSWAALTAWLAR, encoded by the coding sequence ATGAGCGCCACGACTGCACTCAAGTGGTTCAAGTCCAGCTACAGCGGCGATGAAGGCGGCGCCTGCCTGGAAGTTGCCGTGGCCTGGCACAAGTCCTCGTACAGCGGCAGCGAAGGCGGCCAGTGCGTCGAGGTGGCCGCCTCCGCAACCCAGATCCACGTCCGGGACTCGAAGGTCCAGGACGGCCCCGTCCTGGACCTCGCGCCGACGAGCTGGGCGGCGCTGACCGCCTGGCTTGCTCGATAG
- a CDS encoding alpha-ketoglutarate-dependent dioxygenase AlkB: MPPGSRISGEIISQSLPAGPDLFAELSASARLEVAGKGRQGAVLTRVDAAEGVPLVRTTTQYSSPPQRFRAVHERLAQQIQEHAAIPVGFNNALIESYTNAYRTMGSHSDQALDLADESFIAVFSCYRNPEAGPPRKLIFEAKGSDVDTFEIPLTHNGVVAFSVDSNRRFKHKIVLDTPVPTADNQWLGVTFRTSKTFVRFRDGQAYLPQGARLTSADDEQRREFYRLRRRENDETDFTYPPLTYTVSESDLLPPV; this comes from the coding sequence TTGCCCCCCGGATCTAGGATCTCGGGTGAGATCATCTCGCAGTCGTTGCCGGCCGGGCCGGATCTCTTTGCGGAGCTGTCCGCGTCGGCTCGTCTGGAAGTCGCGGGAAAGGGCCGGCAAGGTGCCGTGCTCACCAGGGTCGACGCGGCGGAGGGTGTGCCTCTCGTACGCACCACCACTCAATACAGCAGTCCGCCGCAGCGTTTCCGCGCGGTGCACGAACGGCTGGCGCAACAGATTCAAGAACATGCGGCGATCCCGGTCGGCTTCAACAATGCTCTCATCGAGAGCTACACGAATGCCTACAGGACCATGGGGAGCCATTCCGACCAAGCCCTGGATCTGGCCGACGAGTCGTTCATCGCCGTCTTCTCCTGCTACCGGAATCCCGAAGCCGGCCCGCCACGGAAGCTGATATTCGAAGCAAAGGGGTCTGATGTCGACACGTTCGAGATCCCTCTCACCCACAACGGCGTCGTCGCGTTCTCTGTCGACTCGAATCGGCGGTTCAAGCACAAGATCGTGCTGGACACGCCCGTCCCGACGGCGGACAACCAATGGCTGGGCGTGACGTTCCGGACGTCGAAGACCTTCGTTCGGTTTCGCGACGGACAGGCGTACCTCCCGCAGGGCGCGCGCCTCACATCGGCCGACGACGAGCAGAGGCGCGAGTTCTACCGACTACGGCGCCGCGAGAACGATGAAACGGACTTCACCTACCCCCCGTTGACGTACACCGTCAGCGAGAGCGATCTGCTGCCGCCCGTCTGA
- a CDS encoding TetR/AcrR family transcriptional regulator: MADEDDEDSGTGLPASLEMAWGLRERPGKGPRPTLTLPKIVEAAVALAASEGMDAVSMGRVAKELGVSTMSLYRYVAAKEELYVLMSDAGVGSPPPLPPEAEGWGWRELLTNWAYAQRAVLMANSWILRIPITAAPVSPNQLAWMDRGLGAMAGTGLTESEKLSTIILIGGLVRNEATMAADMIDAIVKSGVAPEQALGQYVRTLRLMTGPDSHPAVTRLLDSDAFSGSGEPDFQFRFGLDRILDGLAALVAGRPGAASASSP; this comes from the coding sequence ATGGCGGACGAGGACGACGAGGACAGCGGCACCGGGCTCCCGGCCAGCCTGGAAATGGCCTGGGGCCTGCGCGAACGCCCCGGCAAGGGGCCGCGCCCCACGCTCACGCTGCCGAAGATCGTGGAAGCGGCCGTGGCGCTGGCCGCGAGTGAGGGCATGGACGCCGTCTCCATGGGCCGGGTGGCCAAGGAGCTGGGCGTCTCGACGATGTCCCTCTACCGGTACGTCGCCGCCAAGGAGGAGCTCTACGTCCTCATGTCGGACGCGGGGGTCGGCTCCCCGCCGCCGCTGCCGCCGGAGGCGGAGGGGTGGGGCTGGCGCGAGCTGCTGACGAACTGGGCGTACGCGCAGCGGGCCGTCCTGATGGCCAACTCCTGGATCCTGCGCATCCCGATCACCGCCGCGCCCGTCTCCCCGAACCAGCTGGCCTGGATGGACCGGGGCCTCGGAGCCATGGCCGGCACGGGTTTGACGGAGAGCGAGAAGCTCTCGACGATCATCCTGATCGGGGGCCTGGTACGGAACGAGGCCACGATGGCCGCCGACATGATCGACGCCATCGTGAAGTCCGGGGTCGCCCCGGAACAGGCGCTCGGCCAGTACGTCCGCACGCTGCGGCTCATGACCGGACCGGACAGCCACCCCGCGGTGACGAGGCTGCTGGACTCGGACGCGTTCAGCGGCTCCGGCGAGCCGGACTTCCAGTTCCGCTTCGGCCTGGACCGCATCCTGGACGGCCTGGCGGCGCTGGTGGCGGGGCGGCCGGGGGCGGCTTCGGCGAGCAGCCCCTGA
- a CDS encoding ABC transporter ATP-binding protein, giving the protein MTTHASGDLGIHATGLTKSYGDLRVLDGIDLAVPRGSVLALLGPNGAGKTTTVRILATLTAADSGTVRIAGHDTATARSRVRELIALTGQFAAVDELLTGTETLRMMGRLAGLRPRAARTRADELLDRFGLTEAAGRTAKTYSGGMRRRLDLAASLVSRPEVIFLDEPTNGLDPRSRQDLWELVRELRADGTTVLLTTQYLEEADRLADRVAVLADGRIAAEGTPAELKARVAGHRLDLTLTTAAAYEALAPRAVHLAPDELTLGLPTDGTAAHVRTLLDELDPHRTDIDRFALRSATLDDVFLALTGAAR; this is encoded by the coding sequence ATGACCACGCACGCCTCCGGCGACCTCGGCATCCACGCCACCGGCCTGACCAAGTCCTACGGAGACCTCCGCGTCCTCGACGGCATCGACCTCGCCGTCCCGCGCGGCAGCGTCCTCGCCCTCCTCGGCCCCAACGGTGCCGGCAAGACCACCACCGTCCGGATCCTCGCCACCCTCACCGCCGCCGACTCCGGCACCGTCCGCATCGCCGGGCACGACACGGCCACCGCACGCTCCCGGGTTCGTGAACTCATAGCCCTCACCGGCCAGTTCGCCGCCGTCGACGAACTCCTGACCGGCACCGAGACCCTCCGCATGATGGGCCGCCTCGCCGGACTCCGCCCGCGCGCCGCCCGAACCCGTGCCGACGAGCTCCTCGACCGGTTCGGCCTCACCGAAGCGGCCGGCCGCACCGCGAAGACGTACTCCGGCGGCATGCGCCGCCGCCTCGACCTCGCCGCCAGCCTCGTCTCCCGCCCGGAGGTGATCTTCCTGGACGAGCCGACCAACGGCCTCGACCCGCGCAGCCGCCAGGACCTCTGGGAACTCGTACGAGAACTGCGCGCCGACGGCACCACCGTGCTGCTCACCACCCAGTACCTGGAGGAGGCCGACCGGCTCGCCGACCGCGTCGCCGTCCTCGCCGACGGTCGCATCGCCGCCGAGGGCACCCCGGCCGAGCTGAAGGCCCGGGTCGCGGGCCACCGGCTCGACCTGACCCTCACCACCGCCGCCGCCTACGAGGCCCTCGCCCCGCGCGCCGTCCACCTCGCCCCCGACGAGCTCACCCTCGGACTGCCCACCGACGGCACCGCCGCCCACGTACGGACCCTGCTCGACGAACTCGACCCGCACCGCACCGACATCGACCGCTTCGCCCTGCGCAGCGCCACCCTCGACGACGTCTTTCTCGCCCTGACGGGAGCCGCCCGATGA
- a CDS encoding ABC transporter permease, translated as MTATPVRAFALAGRSLRISSRRPDALIAALMLPVMLMLIFVYFFGGAIDTGTAYVTYVVPGAMLLCAGFGAASTAVSVTEDMTNGVIDRFRSLDVGGIPILAGHVAASVVRNLISTTLVLAVALAIGFRPQAGPAAFLAAAGLLLTYITAISWLAAALGLLARTPEAAGGFTFLMMFLPYPSSAFVPIDTMPSWLHGFADHQPLTPVIESLRALLLAQPAGHAPWVALTWCAGITAVAMTLAAVLFRGRTR; from the coding sequence ATGACCGCCACGCCCGTGCGCGCCTTCGCCCTGGCCGGCCGCAGCCTGCGCATCAGCAGCCGCCGGCCCGACGCGCTGATCGCCGCCCTGATGCTGCCCGTCATGCTGATGCTGATCTTCGTCTACTTCTTCGGCGGGGCCATCGACACCGGCACGGCGTACGTGACGTACGTGGTGCCCGGCGCCATGCTGCTCTGCGCGGGCTTCGGGGCGGCCTCCACCGCCGTCAGCGTCACCGAGGACATGACGAACGGCGTCATCGACCGCTTCCGCTCCCTCGATGTCGGCGGCATCCCGATCCTCGCCGGACACGTCGCGGCCTCGGTGGTGCGCAACCTGATCTCCACGACCCTGGTCCTCGCCGTCGCCCTTGCGATCGGCTTCCGCCCGCAAGCGGGTCCGGCCGCCTTCCTCGCCGCGGCCGGCCTGCTGCTGACGTACATCACGGCGATCTCGTGGCTGGCCGCCGCGCTCGGGCTGCTCGCCAGGACGCCGGAGGCGGCGGGCGGCTTCACCTTCCTGATGATGTTCCTGCCGTACCCGTCCAGCGCCTTCGTCCCCATCGACACCATGCCCAGCTGGCTCCACGGCTTCGCCGACCACCAGCCGCTGACCCCGGTGATCGAATCCCTGCGCGCACTGCTCCTGGCGCAGCCCGCAGGACACGCCCCCTGGGTTGCCCTCACCTGGTGCGCCGGCATCACGGCCGTGGCCATGACCCTGGCAGCGGTCCTCTTCCGCGGCAGAACCCGCTGA
- a CDS encoding DUF1876 domain-containing protein, translated as MATLVGWHVELEFTEEGHRTSAAALVRLGDGSEIKARGYALRHPSDPEQLRVGEEIAGARALMDLASQMLQKAHAEIDEATGRHSYPLNR; from the coding sequence ATGGCCACGCTCGTCGGGTGGCATGTGGAGCTCGAATTCACCGAGGAGGGCCACCGCACCAGTGCGGCGGCCCTGGTAAGGCTCGGGGACGGCTCCGAGATCAAGGCGCGGGGCTATGCCTTGCGTCATCCCTCCGACCCGGAGCAGCTGAGGGTCGGGGAAGAGATCGCGGGCGCTCGTGCGCTCATGGATCTCGCGTCGCAGATGTTGCAGAAGGCCCACGCCGAGATCGATGAGGCCACGGGCCGCCATTCCTACCCGCTCAACCGCTGA
- the hemB gene encoding porphobilinogen synthase, with product MSAYGSFPGSRPRRLRTTPAMRRMVAENRLHPSDLILPAFVREGISEPLAISAMPGVVQHTRDTLRKAAVEAVEAGVAGIMLFGVPADENKDALGTAGTEPDGILQVAIRDVKAEVGDDLVIMSDLCLDEYTDHGHCGVLDEHGRVDNDATLERYAEMAQVQADAGVHVVGPSGMMDGQVGVIRDALDETGHEDVSILAYTAKYTSAFYGPFREAVASSLQGDRKTYQQDPANARESLRELALDLEEGADMVMVKPAGPYLDILYRVAQAVDVPVAAYQISGEFAMIEAAAEKGWIERDRAILETLLGIKRAGADTILTYWATEVAGWLRETR from the coding sequence ATGAGCGCGTACGGATCCTTCCCCGGTTCGCGGCCCCGCCGGCTGCGCACCACCCCTGCGATGCGGCGGATGGTCGCGGAGAACCGGCTGCACCCCTCGGACCTGATCCTCCCGGCCTTCGTCCGGGAGGGCATCAGCGAGCCCCTGGCGATCTCCGCGATGCCGGGCGTCGTGCAGCACACCCGGGACACGCTGCGGAAGGCCGCCGTCGAGGCGGTCGAGGCGGGGGTCGCCGGGATCATGCTGTTCGGTGTCCCGGCCGACGAGAACAAGGACGCGCTGGGCACGGCGGGCACCGAGCCGGACGGGATCCTGCAGGTCGCGATCCGCGACGTGAAGGCGGAGGTCGGTGACGACCTCGTCATCATGTCCGACCTGTGCCTGGACGAGTACACCGACCACGGCCACTGCGGTGTGCTGGACGAGCACGGGCGCGTCGACAACGACGCGACGCTGGAGCGCTACGCCGAGATGGCGCAGGTCCAGGCGGACGCGGGCGTCCACGTGGTCGGGCCGAGCGGGATGATGGACGGGCAGGTCGGCGTCATCCGTGACGCGCTGGACGAGACCGGGCACGAGGACGTCTCGATCCTCGCCTACACGGCGAAGTACACGTCCGCCTTCTACGGTCCCTTCCGCGAGGCCGTCGCCTCGTCGCTGCAGGGCGACCGCAAGACGTACCAGCAGGACCCGGCGAACGCCCGGGAGTCCCTGCGGGAGCTCGCCCTCGATCTGGAGGAGGGCGCGGACATGGTGATGGTCAAGCCGGCCGGTCCCTACCTCGACATCCTGTACCGGGTCGCGCAGGCGGTGGACGTTCCGGTGGCGGCGTACCAGATCAGCGGCGAGTTCGCGATGATCGAGGCGGCGGCGGAGAAGGGCTGGATCGAGCGCGACCGCGCCATCCTGGAGACCCTGCTCGGCATCAAGCGGGCGGGTGCCGACACGATCCTCACGTACTGGGCGACCGAGGTTGCGGGCTGGCTGCGCGAGACGCGCTGA
- a CDS encoding saccharopine dehydrogenase NADP-binding domain-containing protein, with product MSTVGSTDRGAGTAGAVVVYGATGHTGRFIVAELRRRGIATVVSGRDEARLEALAAEGTDVLVRPAAVDDPASLDRALAGAAAVINAAGPFAVTGGPVVEAALRAGIPYVDVAAEIEANAAMFADHAEAARKAEVPVVPAMAFYGGLGDLLVGAAMGGRTAADEVHIAYGLSSWQPTAGTRTAGAVSHERRGGRRVRFTDGALQYHDDQLPEQDWVFPEPLGRRSVIAEFTMADVVTVPSHVAVPEVRTYMAVEAARDLAGADTPAPEAVDDLGRSDQTFVVDVLVRAGGVERRATAHGQDIYAVTAPLAVEAVERILSGRTRTTGVASAAAMFDAPDFLRALAPYLSVDVSN from the coding sequence ATGAGCACGGTGGGCAGCACGGACCGCGGGGCGGGTACGGCCGGCGCGGTGGTGGTCTACGGGGCGACCGGACACACCGGCCGTTTCATCGTCGCCGAGCTGCGCAGGCGCGGCATCGCCACCGTCGTCTCCGGCCGCGACGAAGCCCGGTTGGAGGCGCTGGCGGCCGAGGGCACGGACGTACTCGTCCGCCCGGCCGCCGTGGACGACCCGGCCTCCCTGGACCGGGCCCTCGCCGGAGCGGCGGCCGTCATCAACGCCGCCGGACCGTTCGCGGTGACGGGCGGCCCGGTCGTCGAGGCCGCCCTGCGCGCGGGGATCCCCTACGTCGACGTCGCGGCGGAGATCGAGGCGAACGCGGCGATGTTCGCCGACCACGCGGAAGCGGCCCGCAAGGCGGAGGTGCCCGTGGTGCCGGCCATGGCCTTCTACGGGGGCCTGGGCGACCTGCTGGTCGGTGCGGCCATGGGTGGGCGGACCGCGGCGGACGAGGTGCACATCGCGTACGGGCTGAGCAGCTGGCAGCCCACGGCGGGTACCAGGACGGCCGGCGCGGTCTCCCACGAGCGCCGCGGGGGCCGCCGGGTGAGGTTCACGGACGGCGCCCTGCAGTACCACGACGACCAACTGCCGGAGCAGGACTGGGTCTTCCCCGAGCCGCTCGGCCGACGATCGGTGATCGCGGAGTTCACCATGGCCGACGTCGTCACCGTGCCCAGCCACGTGGCCGTGCCCGAGGTGCGTACGTACATGGCCGTGGAGGCCGCCCGGGACCTGGCCGGCGCGGACACGCCGGCGCCGGAGGCGGTCGACGACCTCGGACGGTCCGACCAGACCTTCGTCGTCGACGTCCTGGTCCGCGCGGGCGGCGTCGAACGCCGCGCCACCGCACACGGCCAGGACATCTACGCGGTCACCGCGCCCCTGGCGGTGGAGGCCGTCGAGCGCATCCTGTCCGGGCGCACCCGGACGACGGGCGTGGCCTCGGCCGCGGCGATGTTCGACGCGCCGGACTTCCTGCGGGCGCTGGCCCCGTACCTGTCGGTGGACGTCTCGAACTGA